In the Nilaparvata lugens isolate BPH chromosome 9, ASM1435652v1, whole genome shotgun sequence genome, one interval contains:
- the LOC120352987 gene encoding uncharacterized protein LOC120352987: MEELSLSKRKSQENNKKLRLQGKPYSTSKGIRKPGKQLPPDEATCKCKYKCRQLTKEAKEMLFIELYRLSEKQQGTYLMNRVEIVPVSRRRHGKYEDPTESKRQSTMIYTVPTGTGLIQTGMCQDLQIHIRINKQ, from the exons ATGGAAGAATTATCATTGTCAAAGCGTAAAtctcaagaaaataataaaaaattgaggtTGCAGGGAAAGCCATACTCAACTTCAAAAGGCATTCGAAAACCAGGAAAACAGTTACCACCTGATGAA GCTACTTGCAAGTGTAAATATAAATGCAGACAACTTACTAAAGAGGCCAAGGAGATGCTATTCATTGAACTATATCGACTTTCAGAAAAACAGCAGGGGACATACCTTATGAATCGGGTGGAAATAGTTCCAGTTTCTAGGAGGCGGCATGGAAAATATGAAGATCCTACAGAGAGTAAGCGACAATCAACAATGATATATACTGTTCCTACCGGTACTGGCCTCATACAAACAGGTATGTGCCAAGACCTTCAAATACATATTCGGATTAACAAACAGTAG